One window from the genome of Streptomyces sp. WZ-12 encodes:
- a CDS encoding Leu/Phe/Val dehydrogenase: MGVTTVTDVRPAASPEFSAPFEPGTPPPAAPGGALQTLFRTEQGGHEQVVLCQDRASGLKAVIAVHNTALGPALGGTRFHAYASEEEALLDALNLSRGMSYKNALAGLDHGGGKAVIIGDPELVKTDELLLAYGRFVASLGGRYVTACDVGTYVADMDVVARTNEWTTGRSPENGGAGDSSVLTAYGVFQGMRASAQHLWGDPTLRDRKVGIAGVGKVGHHLVEHLLKDGAEVVVTDVRAGAVDRILDRHPRVTAVADTAALIRTEGLDLYAPCALGGALSDETVPVLTAKVVCGAANNQLAHPGVEKDLSDRGILYAPDYVVNAGGVIQVADELHGFDFDRCRAKAAKIFDTTLSIFARAKADGIPPAAAADRIAEARMAEGRRA; this comes from the coding sequence ATGGGAGTCACCACAGTGACCGACGTACGTCCTGCCGCCTCCCCCGAGTTCTCCGCCCCGTTCGAGCCGGGGACGCCTCCCCCCGCCGCCCCCGGTGGCGCGTTGCAGACCCTGTTCCGCACGGAGCAGGGCGGCCACGAGCAAGTCGTCCTCTGCCAGGACCGCGCCAGCGGCCTGAAGGCCGTGATCGCCGTCCACAACACCGCGCTGGGCCCCGCCCTCGGCGGCACCCGTTTCCACGCCTACGCCTCCGAAGAGGAGGCCCTGCTGGACGCGCTGAACCTCTCGCGCGGCATGTCGTACAAGAACGCCCTGGCCGGGCTCGACCACGGCGGCGGCAAGGCCGTGATCATCGGCGACCCCGAACTGGTCAAGACCGACGAACTGCTGCTCGCCTACGGCCGGTTCGTGGCGTCCCTCGGGGGCCGCTACGTGACCGCCTGCGACGTCGGCACCTACGTCGCCGACATGGACGTGGTCGCCCGGACCAACGAGTGGACCACCGGCCGCTCGCCGGAGAACGGCGGCGCCGGCGACTCCTCGGTGCTGACCGCCTACGGCGTCTTCCAGGGCATGCGGGCCTCGGCGCAGCACCTGTGGGGCGACCCCACGCTGCGCGACCGGAAGGTCGGCATCGCCGGCGTCGGCAAGGTGGGACACCACCTCGTCGAGCATCTGCTCAAGGACGGCGCCGAGGTCGTGGTCACCGACGTCCGCGCCGGGGCGGTGGACCGGATCCTCGACCGCCACCCCCGGGTGACCGCCGTCGCCGACACCGCCGCGCTGATCCGCACCGAGGGCCTCGACCTCTACGCCCCCTGCGCGCTCGGCGGTGCGCTCAGCGACGAGACGGTGCCCGTGCTCACCGCGAAGGTGGTCTGCGGCGCCGCCAACAACCAACTCGCGCACCCCGGCGTGGAGAAGGACCTCTCGGACCGCGGCATCCTCTACGCCCCCGACTACGTCGTGAACGCCGGCGGGGTCATCCAGGTCGCCGACGAGCTCCACGGCTTCGACTTCGACCGGTGCAGGGCGAAGGCCGCGAAGATCTTCGACACCACGCTGTCGATATTCGCTCGTGCGAAGGCGGACGGTATCCCGCCGGCCGCGGCGGCCGACCGGATCGCCGAGGCGCGGATGGCGGAGGGGCGTCGCGCCTGA
- the purM gene encoding phosphoribosylformylglycinamidine cyclo-ligase, protein MSAESTGASYASAGVDIEAGDRAVDLMKKWVAKATRPEVVGGLGGFAGLFDASALKRYERPLLASATDGVGTKVDVARKMGVYDTIGHDLVAMVVDDLVVCGAEPLFMTDYICVGKVHPERVAAIVKGIAEGCVLAGCALVGGETAEHPGLLGADEFDVAGAGTGVVEADRVLGADRIRKGDVVISMASSGLHSNGYSLVRHVLFDRAGLSLDQEVPELGRTLGEELLEPTKIYSLDCLALTRTTEVHAFSHITGGGLANNLARVIPDGLHATVDRATWAPGAVFDLVGTAGSVERLELEKTLNMGVGMIAVVPQESADVALTTLADRGVDAWVSGEIVERGAHAEAVTLTGDYAS, encoded by the coding sequence ATGTCCGCTGAATCAACCGGTGCCAGCTACGCGAGCGCGGGCGTCGACATCGAGGCCGGCGACCGTGCCGTGGACCTCATGAAGAAGTGGGTCGCCAAGGCCACCCGCCCCGAGGTCGTCGGCGGGCTGGGCGGTTTCGCCGGCCTCTTCGACGCCTCCGCGCTCAAGCGCTACGAGCGTCCGCTGCTGGCCTCGGCCACCGACGGCGTCGGCACCAAGGTCGACGTCGCCCGCAAGATGGGCGTCTACGACACCATCGGCCACGACCTGGTCGCCATGGTCGTCGACGACCTGGTCGTGTGCGGCGCCGAGCCGCTGTTCATGACGGACTACATCTGCGTCGGCAAGGTCCACCCGGAGCGGGTCGCCGCGATCGTCAAGGGCATCGCCGAGGGCTGCGTGCTGGCCGGCTGCGCGCTGGTGGGCGGCGAGACCGCCGAACACCCGGGCCTGCTGGGCGCGGACGAGTTCGACGTCGCCGGCGCCGGCACGGGCGTGGTCGAGGCCGACCGGGTCCTGGGCGCCGATCGCATCCGCAAGGGCGACGTGGTGATCTCCATGGCCTCCTCCGGACTTCACTCGAACGGGTACTCCCTGGTCCGCCACGTCCTCTTCGACCGCGCCGGCCTGTCCCTGGACCAGGAGGTCCCGGAGCTCGGCCGCACCCTCGGCGAGGAGCTGCTGGAGCCCACCAAGATCTACTCGCTGGACTGCCTGGCCCTGACCCGCACCACCGAGGTGCACGCCTTCTCGCACATCACCGGCGGCGGCCTCGCCAACAACCTGGCCCGGGTGATCCCGGACGGCCTGCACGCCACGGTGGACCGTGCCACCTGGGCGCCGGGCGCGGTCTTCGACCTCGTCGGCACCGCCGGCTCGGTCGAGCGCCTGGAGCTGGAGAAGACCCTGAACATGGGCGTCGGCATGATCGCCGTGGTCCCCCAGGAGTCCGCGGACGTCGCCCTGACGACCCTCGCCGACCGCGGCGTGGACGCCTGGGTCAGCGGCGAGATCGTCGAGCGCGGCGCTCACGCAGAGGCTGTGACCCTCACCGGTGACTACGCGAGCTGA
- the purF gene encoding amidophosphoribosyltransferase, with product MPRGDGRLNHDLLPGEKGPQDACGVFGVWAPGEEVAKLTYFGLYALQHRGQESAGIAVSNGSQILVFKDMGLVSQVFDETSLSSLQGHIAVGHARYSTTGASVWENAQPTFRATAHGSIALGHNGNLVNTAELAEMVAALPRDGGRATQVAATNDTDLVTALLAGQVDDDGKPLTVEEAAPRVLPHVRGAFSLCFMDEHTLYAARDPQGIRPLVLGRLERGWVVASESAALDIVGASFIREIEPGEMVAIDENGLRASRFAEARPKGCVFEYVYLARPDTDIAGRNVYLSRVEMGRKLAAEAPADADLVIATPESGTPAAVGYAEASGIPYGSGLVKNSYVGRTFIQPSQTIRQLGIRLKLNPLKEVIRGKRLVVVDDSIVRGNTQRALVRMLREAGAAEVHIRISSPPIKWPCFFGIDFATRAELIANGLSVEEIGKSLGADSLAYISIDGMIEATAIDKSKLCHACFDGEYPMELPDPELLGKHLLESETKAPASSDVDGVRTLTAGVGGADALRRP from the coding sequence GTGCCACGTGGTGACGGACGACTCAACCACGACCTGCTCCCCGGGGAGAAGGGCCCGCAAGACGCCTGTGGCGTCTTCGGTGTCTGGGCCCCGGGTGAAGAGGTCGCCAAACTCACCTACTTCGGGCTGTACGCGCTGCAGCACCGTGGACAGGAGTCCGCGGGCATCGCGGTGAGCAACGGCTCCCAGATCCTCGTCTTCAAGGACATGGGCCTGGTGTCCCAGGTCTTCGACGAGACTTCCCTCAGTTCCCTCCAAGGCCACATCGCCGTGGGCCACGCCCGCTACTCCACCACCGGTGCCTCGGTGTGGGAGAACGCCCAGCCGACGTTCCGCGCCACCGCGCACGGATCGATCGCGCTCGGCCACAACGGCAATCTGGTCAACACCGCCGAACTGGCCGAGATGGTCGCCGCGCTGCCCCGCGACGGTGGCCGGGCGACCCAGGTCGCGGCCACCAACGACACCGACCTGGTGACCGCCCTACTGGCCGGCCAGGTCGACGACGACGGCAAGCCGCTGACCGTCGAGGAGGCCGCGCCGCGCGTCCTCCCGCACGTCAGGGGCGCCTTCTCGCTCTGCTTCATGGACGAGCACACGCTCTACGCCGCCCGCGACCCGCAGGGCATCCGCCCGCTGGTCCTCGGCCGCCTGGAGCGCGGCTGGGTGGTGGCCTCCGAGTCCGCCGCCCTGGACATCGTCGGCGCCAGCTTCATCCGGGAGATCGAGCCCGGCGAGATGGTCGCCATCGACGAGAACGGCCTGCGCGCCTCGCGCTTCGCCGAGGCCCGCCCCAAGGGCTGCGTCTTCGAGTACGTCTACCTCGCCCGCCCCGACACCGACATCGCCGGGCGGAACGTCTACCTCTCCCGGGTGGAGATGGGCCGCAAGCTGGCCGCCGAGGCGCCCGCCGACGCGGACCTGGTGATAGCGACCCCGGAGTCCGGCACCCCGGCCGCCGTCGGGTACGCCGAGGCCAGCGGCATCCCCTACGGCTCCGGCCTGGTCAAGAACTCCTACGTCGGCCGGACCTTCATCCAGCCCTCGCAGACCATCCGTCAGCTCGGCATCCGCCTCAAGCTCAACCCGCTCAAGGAAGTCATCCGCGGCAAGCGCCTGGTGGTCGTCGACGACTCGATCGTCCGCGGCAACACCCAGCGGGCCCTGGTCCGGATGTTGCGCGAGGCCGGCGCCGCCGAGGTCCACATCCGGATCTCGTCCCCGCCGATCAAGTGGCCGTGCTTCTTCGGCATCGACTTCGCCACCCGCGCGGAGCTGATCGCCAACGGGCTGAGCGTCGAGGAGATCGGCAAGTCGCTGGGCGCCGATTCGCTGGCGTACATCTCCATCGACGGCATGATCGAGGCGACCGCGATCGACAAGTCGAAGCTGTGCCACGCCTGTTTCGACGGCGAGTACCCGATGGAGCTGCCGGACCCGGAGCTGCTGGGCAAGCACCTCCTGGAGTCCGAGACCAAGGCCCCGGCCTCGTCCGACGTGGACGGCGTCCGCACGCTCACCGCCGGGGTCGGCGGCGCCGACGCGCTGCGTCGCCCGTAG
- a CDS encoding putative leader peptide, translating to MVGGLEGCMNGTLRMVDVPTATRPGFLPMQTPQPLARLVRHRVPRRAPRLVRRRHVDLGRLASAVCRRG from the coding sequence ATGGTCGGCGGCCTGGAGGGATGCATGAACGGGACGTTGCGGATGGTTGACGTGCCCACGGCCACGCGGCCAGGATTCCTGCCCATGCAGACCCCGCAGCCCTTGGCGCGCCTGGTGCGTCACCGGGTGCCCCGCCGCGCGCCGCGCCTCGTCCGGCGCCGCCACGTCGATCTCGGTCGGCTGGCCAGCGCCGTCTGTCGCCGCGGCTGA
- a CDS encoding DUF6274 family protein, producing the protein MTTAVRHETRALLRAHLSAALRYGYRHRTRQCPVCHQLLRLAMEPHGARSERPAPSTAPDPSPAACEPPTEDESPAAR; encoded by the coding sequence ATGACGACCGCGGTACGGCACGAGACCAGGGCGCTGTTGCGCGCCCATCTGTCGGCGGCACTGCGCTACGGCTACCGCCACCGGACCCGGCAGTGCCCGGTGTGCCATCAACTGCTGCGGCTCGCCATGGAGCCGCACGGCGCCCGTTCCGAGCGCCCGGCGCCCTCGACCGCCCCAGATCCCTCCCCGGCCGCCTGCGAGCCGCCGACGGAGGACGAAAGTCCCGCCGCCCGGTGA
- a CDS encoding DUF3073 domain-containing protein, whose protein sequence is MGRGRAKAKQTKVARQLKYSSGGTDLSRLADELASQSDQQPPNREPFEDEDEDDDPYARYAERYNTEDDEEEGHSSNQRRRA, encoded by the coding sequence ATGGGGCGCGGCCGGGCCAAGGCCAAGCAGACAAAGGTCGCCCGCCAGCTGAAGTACAGCAGCGGTGGGACGGATCTCTCACGACTGGCCGACGAGCTTGCATCGCAGTCGGACCAGCAGCCTCCGAACCGAGAGCCGTTCGAGGACGAGGACGAGGACGACGACCCGTACGCGCGGTACGCAGAACGGTACAACACCGAGGACGACGAAGAAGAGGGCCACTCCTCGAACCAGCGTCGTCGCGCCTGA
- a CDS encoding sulfatase family protein produces the protein MSSVDPALPSPADRSPDHPAPGLSRRAFGGLAGVGAAAAAGGLGALAGAPAAAAAPPRNDERPFRAAPGRRSRRPNVLFILGDDLGWADLSCYGAAGIRTPHLDRLARQGVRFTQGYAGSATCSPTRFSLYTGRYPGRTKGGLAEPIADRGVGLDPGHPTLASLLRDAGYATALIGKWHCGYLPDYSPTRSGWDTFFGNFGGALEYYSKLGLAGEYDLYEGDATHRDLRYYTRILTERAVDHVTTAGRGGGRPWLLNLNYTTPHWPWIAEGDTEGSAEIARRIRAGDRKALFHEDGGSLATYRAMVEDLDRSIGQVLAALRRSGQEEDTLVFFASDNGGERWSYNWPLSGEKASLQEGGIRVPTLVRWPARIDGGQVSHEPVFTPDWTATLLELGGARPDRAHPLDGTSLAGYLLRGERLAERDLFWRVRGERALRRGDWKYYRGKGGRDQLFHVAADPREQADRAGHERELLARLRASWEAVDRMLLPYPPQ, from the coding sequence ATGTCCTCCGTCGATCCCGCCCTTCCGTCCCCCGCCGACCGCTCCCCCGACCACCCGGCACCGGGTCTCTCCCGGCGCGCCTTCGGCGGGTTGGCCGGCGTCGGCGCCGCGGCCGCCGCGGGCGGGCTGGGTGCGCTCGCGGGCGCACCCGCCGCCGCTGCCGCACCGCCGCGGAACGACGAACGTCCGTTCCGGGCCGCCCCCGGCCGGCGCTCGCGGCGCCCCAACGTCCTGTTCATCCTGGGCGACGACCTCGGGTGGGCGGACCTCTCCTGCTACGGGGCGGCCGGCATCCGCACGCCGCACCTGGACCGGCTGGCCCGGCAGGGCGTCCGCTTCACCCAGGGGTACGCGGGGTCCGCGACCTGCTCGCCCACCCGCTTCTCGCTCTACACCGGCCGCTACCCGGGCCGTACGAAGGGCGGTCTGGCCGAGCCGATCGCGGACCGCGGCGTGGGGCTGGACCCCGGCCACCCCACGCTCGCCTCGCTGCTGCGGGACGCCGGCTACGCCACCGCGCTGATCGGCAAGTGGCACTGCGGCTATCTCCCGGACTACAGCCCCACCCGCTCCGGTTGGGACACCTTCTTCGGTAACTTCGGTGGCGCGCTGGAGTATTACTCGAAGCTGGGCCTCGCCGGGGAGTACGACCTGTACGAGGGCGACGCCACCCATCGGGACCTGCGCTACTACACCCGGATCCTCACCGAGCGGGCGGTGGACCACGTCACCACGGCCGGGCGGGGCGGCGGCCGGCCCTGGCTGCTGAACCTCAACTACACGACGCCGCACTGGCCGTGGATCGCGGAGGGTGACACCGAGGGGAGCGCCGAGATCGCCCGCCGGATCAGGGCGGGCGACCGGAAGGCGCTGTTCCACGAGGACGGCGGTTCGCTCGCGACGTACCGCGCGATGGTCGAGGACCTGGACCGCTCGATCGGTCAGGTGCTGGCCGCGCTCCGGCGCTCGGGCCAGGAGGAGGACACCCTCGTCTTCTTCGCCAGCGACAACGGCGGGGAGCGCTGGTCGTACAACTGGCCGCTGTCCGGGGAGAAGGCGTCGCTCCAGGAGGGCGGCATCCGGGTGCCGACGCTGGTGCGCTGGCCGGCCCGGATCGACGGCGGGCAGGTCAGCCACGAGCCGGTGTTCACGCCCGACTGGACCGCCACCCTCCTGGAGCTCGGGGGCGCCCGCCCGGACCGCGCCCACCCCCTGGACGGGACGAGCCTGGCGGGCTACCTGCTGCGCGGGGAACGCCTCGCCGAGCGGGACCTGTTCTGGCGGGTGCGCGGCGAGAGGGCACTGCGCCGCGGCGACTGGAAGTACTACCGCGGCAAGGGCGGCCGGGACCAGCTCTTCCACGTCGCCGCCGACCCCCGGGAGCAGGCCGACCGGGCCGGGCACGAACGGGAGTTGCTGGCCCGGCTGCGGGCGTCCTGGGAGGCGGTGGACCGGATGCTGCTGCCGTATCCGCCGCAGTGA
- the bldC gene encoding developmental transcriptional regulator BldC, with translation MTARTPDAEPLLTPAEVATMFRVDPKTVTRWAKAGKLTSIRTLGGHRRYREAEVRALLAGIPQQRSES, from the coding sequence ATGACCGCTCGCACCCCTGACGCCGAGCCGCTGCTTACCCCCGCTGAGGTCGCCACGATGTTCCGCGTGGACCCGAAGACGGTGACCCGCTGGGCCAAGGCAGGCAAGCTCACGTCCATCCGCACGCTCGGAGGGCACCGGCGTTACCGCGAGGCTGAGGTCCGCGCACTGCTCGCGGGTATCCCGCAGCAGCGCAGCGAGTCCTGA